A section of the Platichthys flesus chromosome 22, fPlaFle2.1, whole genome shotgun sequence genome encodes:
- the nbeal1 gene encoding neurobeachin-like protein 1 isoform X2: protein MASKERLYEVWMLYYTKRDPDYLKLWLEIFISSYERCLDVDFEKPPSRLEEVPPVLTLLPDNILQVVRHQLLQCVQKASDGLEPEQQNLALLLLKFLIIICRNLSNVEEIGTCSYINHIINMTTLYIQQLKSKTKEKEMVDQSQAEEFVRHALAFCESLYDPYRNWRHRSCGEQLGTVERSRQKYKAAPLTVEFVPFFYQCFQESEHLKESLKCCLLHLFGAVVAGDQRNALLAISPATMEVLMRVLADCSMGSCPSDEGEDWDSEAPDRKALLTLGCLREVVQRLLASSSDQRQVEIASVLENYFKVLNSDPAAVVAALQQQHQAKGRVQTLGRHWESRFVALQVNMLDTIRDMFLCSDRPVLQAIFLNSNCFEHLTRLLQNSKVFQGRLDSLAVATIKALTTVMHKSPAAKEVFKERIGYNHLYEVLISLGQPSRHLLKELMNMAVEGEHTSVGLLGISNVEPLLLLVQWLPELDLSELQLFTADWLRRLSCLNRQTRATCVNATMVMRALAALESHQRLHRACAESLLGLLGSLGSQSLSARELLGLLRLLRPPESSQAHPYVGPALRALLAMVRKQGLESAMQYFDLSPSMAGIAVPTVQRWPGSAFSFLAWLSLDQDQLGPPSKDKRKQLYSFFTPGGTGFEAFISSAGVLVVAVCTKKEYVTVMLPDNCFCDSLWHSIGVVHVPGKRPFGQSLVYIYVDGQQKLSAPLKYPTMTEPFTSCCIGSAGHRTTTPPPSQIPDPPFSSSTTPTTRSSLGGILSPQTWGGLLGGKPESVTKLISAGTQDSEWGSPTSLQGQLGSVMVFHEPLQPNHIKAFCSSGPNCISPFKAQDSELGDLSTKLLLHYSPKACRNPICLDLSPNMLHGRLTGNKVVNWDIKDMINCVGGLPVLFPILEQLALVTPDHHGSDPAAGSDFITPDVTTPADGDWVILPTNRASEARLEKNLVATFLLVLKHFLQRHPINQENLLHSHGVGTVGALLQKLPVGHVDVSVLVAMQLLIEQVTYEKNQSLLLQFHTHLLFNFNIWNKGDFPLRIGHIQYMSTIIKDNRKLFRKKYGVQFLLDTIRLYYGKNSNKDSDLSEDDIRTVRASLCGLIKYYISKGMSQEEMQSILGYIAAIGDEDQLCSLLELLLSLFQSSPARDQIFLLLFEPGAADSCYALLLNSKHSDRLRELVFKLFERMLRCDRVYEKNKQRLRLREVGYAGLSLLFSELHITPTLIRCLLNQVLHTDNMVNYKDLMSLVQLTHRAGPTVRLLVCKRVYQLLQSQQDAAIQISKQQCWQDTLMRLYLRGEGSLPLRSSDTVSTCSLDLSRHSVSSINRLELPLERRTRAGSASRLDRLEDDRLSMGDTRSVDSLDNGDIISLLDTPSSSASTEPQLNVKPWVVGKSGGLTLDLSHLQGYEGAESGSQTPGSMPSTPSPVETSKPFPGSSVDREASSSLTEDSFLFSDNISLGESFNNAERAEEELCNMLLEIVLCVMWRGVEGSDDSAWLERGQVFSALTKLGTANELLLPVDQIKLSLMERMLEWAVSDNREASAATLPQHTENAVRLLHMVQDFLQAEGLVNPGLWTEKVLEETVTLMDSLMVWYSAGTQWFQLSQVGLRLLLGFMAQEDPEVSALATAKLNGVLQTKEVSSQDEACYLLGKVEGILRRSIQEQTDDTYSFLVPLLRTLLSKVHRLLYMELHLPQLPDTNGSPSFFEDFQLYCNSPEWRVYLDKYIIPYMKQYEIETFSQGHETMALYWKESYEAFMVSLHKRERERGESKIRFQEQFVEPFSRRSRQENLRYNSMLKQQHSQYSASLRQWKAARRGLVCERGPWAERQQDEMHWRVSSAENFSRMRLKLVRNYNFDSHREASALRDNLGVHHQRVNPESLLLEAVKQVKVSDLEDDILELPEDDPAAANNQAEAEEAGQKEKLVLWEDCELVTVVDVVPGRLELTTQHIYFYDNSQDKEKEEGVGHDFKWPLSQIREVHLRRFNLRRSALEIFLIDQTNYFLNFKKEVRNKVYSRMLLLRSLSVYGTRSPQELLKASGLTQKWVNREISNFDYLMQLNTIAGRTYNNLAQYPVFPWILADYTSEELDLSDPRVFRDLSKPVAVLNERNAKAVREKYESFEDPTGTIDRFHYGTHYSNAAGVMHYLIRVEPFSSLHIQLQSGRFDCADRQFQSIPATWQTLMDNPNDVKELIPEFFYFPEFLENQNGFDLGRLQISKERVNHVILPKWAKSPEDFIYKHRKALESEYVSAHLHEWIDLIFGYKQRGPAAEEALNVFYYCTYEGAVDLDAITDEKERKAVEGMISNFGQTPCQLLKEPHPVRLLQEEVEKRKAQLDSCPLSLFEHLSDLKSFFVEGISNNVPMVKAVVPKNQSHSFITHGSPDTMVTVSQNCLVGTHGWLPYNKNISNYFTFIKDPTVSNSKTQRFLSGPFAPSVEVTTGLFVVSHDGKLLFSGGHWDNSLRVTSLVKGKTVGQHIRHMDIVTCLSTDHCGIHLISGSKDTTCMVWQVLQQGGAPVGLCPKPVQVLYGHTDEVVSVSISTELDMAVSGSRDGTVIIHTVRRGQYMRCLRPPCESSLPLSILHLAVSWEGHLLVHTCLEGKATLKDKNALHLYSVNGKHLCSEPLKEQVTDMCVSGEYVVLGSEQGYLSIRDLYSLSLCAEPIAMRVPVRCVSVTKEQSHVLVGLQDGKLIIVAVGKPAEMRSGQITRKLWGSSRRQTQISSGENLYNTQHDHN, encoded by the exons ATGGCATCCAAGGAAAGACTGTACGAGGTCTGGATGCTCTACTACACTAAG AGGGATCCTGACTACTTGAAGCTATGGTTGGAGATTTTCATCAGCTCCTATGAGCGATGCCTAGATGTGGACTTTGAAAAGCCACCTTCAAG GCTAGAGGAGGTTCCCCCGGTTTTGACCCTCCTCCCAGACAACATACTACAGGTTGTGCgccaccagctgctgcagtgtgtccAGAAAGCCTCCGATGGCCTGGAGCCTGAACAACAAAACCTGGCTCTGCTGCTACTCAAGTTCCTGATCATCATCTGCAG AAACCTGTCCAACGTGGAGGAGATAGGCACTTGCTCTTACATCAATCACATCATCAACATGACAACACTCTACATTCAACAG cTCAAGAGCAAGACCAAAGAGAAGGAGATGGTGGACCAGAGTCAGGCGGAGGAGTTTGTCCGTCATGCGCTGGCATTCTGCGAAAGCCTCTACGACCCTTACCGCAACTGGAGGCATCGATCCTGCGG GGAGCAGCTGGGTACAGTCGAGAGGAGCAGACAGAAGTACAAGGCAGCTCCACTCACTGTTGAGTTCGTTCCCTTCTTTTACC AGTGCTTCCAGGAAAGTGAGCATCTGAAGGAGAGTCTGAAATGCTGCCTGCTGCACTTGTTTGGAGCCGTAGTAGCTGGTGATCAG AGGAACGCTCTGCTTGCCATCTCTCCGGCCACCATGGAGGTGTTAATGCGGGTGCTGGCCGACTGCTCCATGGGTAGCTGCCCATCAGATGAGGGCGAGGACTGGGACAGTGAGGCCCCCGACCGAAAGGCCCTGCTGACTCTTGGCTGCCTGCGAGAGGTTGTACAGCGCCTCCTGGCCTCCAGCTCTGATCAGCGGCAGGTGGAAATAGCTTCAGTCCTTGAAAACTACTTCAAGGTGCTCAACTCAGATCCAGCAGCTGTGGTTGCTGctctacagcagcagcaccaggccAAGGGCAGAGTGCAAACATTGGGCCGTCACTGGGAGAGCCGATTTGTGGCGCTGCAAGTGAACATGCTTG ACACTATCAGGGACATGTTCCTGTGTTCAGACAGGCCAGTTCTACAAGCCATCTTCCTCAATAGTAACTGTTTCGAGCATCTGACACGACTGCTGCAGAACAGCAAG GTGTTTCAAGGGCGACTAGACTCCCTCGCTGTAGCAACCATCAAAGCCCTGACAACAGTGATGCACAAATCACCAGCTGCAAAG GAGGTATTCAAGGAGAGGATTGGCTATAATCACCTTTATGAAGTGCTCATCTCACTCGGCCAACCATCCCGACACCTTCTGAAAGAGCTGATGAATATG GCGGTGGAGGGTGAGCACACCTCAGTGGGGCTCCTGGGCATAAGTAATGTGGAGCCCTTACTGCTGCTGGTCCAGTGGCTCCCGGAGCTGGACTTATCTGAGCTGCAACTTTTTACGGCCGATTGGCTCCGACGCCTCAGTTGCCTTAATCGCCAGACCCGTGCCACTTGTGTCAATGCCACCATGGTCATGCGAGCACTGGCCGCTCTGGAAAGCCATCAACGACTACATCGAGCTTGTGCCGAGAGCCTACTGGGTCTGTTGGGCTCACTGGGTTCCCAGTCCTTGAGTGCTAGGGAATTGCTAGGTCTCCTGCGCCTCCTCAGACCTCCAGAGTCCAGCCAAGCACATCCTTATGTAGGTCCTGCCCTGAGAGCCCTCCTGGCCATGGTACGCAAGCAGGGCTTGGAGAGTGCCATGCAGTACTTTGACCTGTCACCCAGCATGGCAGGCATCGCAGTACCAACTGTGCAACGCTGGCCAGGGTCTGCCTTCAGCTTCCTTGCCTGGTTGTCACTTGACCAGGACCAGTTGGGCCCACCCAGCAAGGACAAGAGGAAACAGCTCTACAG CTTCTTTACCCCGGGAGGGACAGGGTTCGAGGCCTTTATTAGCTCAGCGGGGGTGCTGGTGGTGGCTGTATGCACCAAGAAGGAGTATGTCACTGTTATGCTGCCAGACAACTGCTTCTGTGACTCTCTCTGG CACAGCATCGGTGTGGTGCATGTACCAGGAAAAAGACCATTTGGACAAAGTCTTGTCTACATTTATGTTGATGGACAACAGAAACTGTCTGCCCCCCTGAAGTATCCCACCATGACAGAG CCATTCACGTCCTGTTGCATTGGCTCAGCGGGCCACCGCACCACGACGCCCCCACCCTCCCAGATTCCAgatcctcccttctcctctagCACCACGCCCACCACTCGCTCCTCACTGGGCGGCATCCTGTCGCCGCAGACCTGGGGGGGACTGCTTGGGGGAAAGCCTGAGTCTGTGACTAAGCTCATCTCTGCAGGGACACAGGACAGCGAGTGGGGGAGCCCCACATCCCTGCAGGGACAGTTGGGGAGCGTTATGGTCTTCCATGAACCCCTGCAGCCCAATCATATAAAAGCCTTCTGTAGTTCTG gtCCAAACTGCATCTCTCCATTCAAAGCCCAGGATTCTGAACTTGGTGACCTCTCAACTAAATTGCTGCTACACTACTCACCCAAG GCTTGTAGAAACCCCATCTGTCTAGATCTGTCTCCAAACATGCTTCATGGACGCCTAACTGGCAACAAAGTTGTCAACTGGGATATCAAG GATATGATCAACTGCGTGGGTGGCCTGCCAGTGCTCTTCCCCATACTGGAGCAGTTGGCACTGGTGACACCTGACCATCATGGCAGTGATCCTGCAGCTGGGTCCGATTTCATCACCCCTGATGTGACCACGCCAGCTGATGGCGACTGGGTCATTCTCCCAACCAACAGAGCTTCAG aggcTCGTCTGGAGAAGAATCTGGTGGCCACCTTCCTGTTGGTGCTGAAGCACTTCCTGCAGAGACACCCAATCAACCAGGAGAATCTGCTCCACTCGCATGGTGTCGGTACAGTGGGAGCACTGCTTCAAAAG ctgccgGTGGGTCACGTGGACGTCAGTGTGCTTGTCGCTATGCAGCTGCTGATCGAGCAGGTGACGTATGAGAAGAAccagtctctgctgctgcagtttcacaCACATCTTCTGTTCAATttcaacatctggaacaaaGGAGACTTCCCTCTACGCATTG GTCACATCCAGTACATGTCCACCATCATCAAAGACAACAGGAAACTGTTTAGGAAAAAATACGGAGTCCAGTTTTTGTTGGACACCATACGCCTTTATTACGG GAAGAACAGTAATAAAGACAGTGACCTGAGTGAGGATGACATTCGTACCGTCAGGGCATCTCTCTGTGGCCTCATCAAGTACTACATCAGCAAGGGCATGTCACAGGAGGAGATGCAAAGCATTCTGGGATACATTGCTGCCATTGGAGATGAGGACCAG ctgtgCAGCCTGCTGGAGTTGTTACTGAGCCTTTTTCAGAGCAGTCCGGCCAGGGACCAAATCTTCCTGCTGCTTTTTGAGCCCGGGGCGGCGGACTCCTGCTACGCTCTTCTGCTGAACAGCAAACACTCAGACCGACTACGAGAGCTGGTCTTCAAG CTGTTTGAGCGCATGTTGCGCTGCGATCGCGTCTATGAGAAGAATAAGCAGCGCTTGAGGCTGAGAGAGGTGGGCTACGCCGGCCTGTCGCTGCTCTTCTCCGAGCTTCACATCACTCCGACCCTGATCCGCTGTCTCCTCAACCAGGTCCTCCACACAG ATAACATGGTGAACTACAAGGACCTGATGTCTCTGGTGCAGCTCACTCATCGGGCCGGACCCACCGTACGCCTCCTCGTCTGCAAGAGA gtTTATCAGCTGCTTCAGTCCCAACAGGATGCGGCCATCCAGATTTCCAAGCAGCAATGTTGGCAAGACACCCTCATGCGGCTGTACCTGCGGGGTGAAGGgtccttgccactgcggagttCTGACACCGTCAGCACCTGCAGCCTGGACCTCAGTCGGCACAGTGTCAGCAGCATCAACCGCCTGGAGCTGCCGTTGGAGAGGAGGACACGGGCCGGCAGCGCTAGCCGCCTGGACCGGCTGGAAGATGACCGGCTTAGCATGGGAGACACACGCTCTGTGGACAGCCTGGATAACGGTGACATCATATCACTGCTGGACACGccgtcttcctctgcctccactgAGCCACAACTCAACGTCAAGCCCTGGGTGGTGGGAAAGTCAGGCGGCCTGACCCTGGATCTGTCCCACCTGCAGGGCTATGAGGGCGCGGAGAGTGGCAGCCAAACACCGGGCAGCATGCCCAGTACTCCGTCGCCAGTGGAGACTTCAAAGCCTTTCCCAGGAAGCTCTGTGGATCGAGAGGCATCTTCATCCCTGACTGAAGACAGCTTCCTCTTCAGTGACAACATCTCATTGGGGGAATCCTTCAACAATGCTGAG CGGGCTGAGGAGGAACTGTGCAACATGCTGCTGGAGATAGTGCTGTGTGTGATGTGGCGAGGTGTAGAGGGTTCCGATGATTCTGCGTGGCTGGAGCGCGGCCAGGTCTTCTCAGCTCTCACCAAACTAGGAACTGCCaatgagctgctgcttcctgtcgacCAAATCAAACTCAG TCTCATGGAGCGTATGTTGGAATGGGCAGTGAGTGATAACCGCGAGGCATCAGCTGCCACGTTGCCACAACACACGGAGAACGCAGTGCGGCTGCTCCACATGGTACAAGACTTCCTGCAGGCAGAGGGCCTGGTCAATCCTGGTCTGTGGACGGAGAAGGTGCTGGAAGAGACTGTGACGCTGATGGACAGTCTCATGGTGTGGTACTCTGCCGGCACCCAGTGGTTTCAGCTCTCCCAAGTTGGACTGAGATTGTTGCTGGGCTTCATGGCCCAGGAAGACCCTGAG GTGAGTGCATTGGCCACGGCGAAGCTCAATGGTGTCCTGCAGACCAAGGAGGTGTCCAGCCAGGATGAGGCCTGCTACCTGCTGGGGAAGGTGGAGGGCATCCTGCGACGCTCCATCCAGGAGCAAACAGACGACACCTACTCTTTCTTGGTTCCTCTGCTGCGAACGCTGCTCTCCAAGGTCCACCGGCTCCTCTACATGGAGCTGCACCTCCCCCAGCTTCCTGACACCAACGGAAGCCCGTCCTTCTTTGAGGACTTCCAGCTGTACTGCAACTCACCTGAGTGGCGTGTCTACCTTGACAAATAC ATTATTCCGTATATGAAGCAGTATGAAATAGAAACATTCAGCCAGGGCCATGAGACCATGGCTCTGTACTGGAAAGAGAGCTACGAGGCCTTCATGGTCAGCCTGcataagagagagagggagaggggtgaGAGCAAGATCCGCTTCCAG GAGCAATTTGTGGAGCCCTTCTCACGCCGTAGCCGTCAGGAGAACCTACGCTACAACAGcatgctgaagcagcagcacagccagTACAGTGCTTCTCTCAGGCAGTGGAAGGCAGCACGGCGGGGCTTGGTGTGCGAGAGAGGCCCCTGGGCTGAAAG gCAGCAGGATGAGATGCACTGGAGGGTGTCCAGTGCTGAGAACTTCTCCCGCATGAGGTTGAAACTAGTTCGCAATTACAACTTTGACTCTCACCGAGAGGCCAGCGCTCTGAGAGACAACCTGG GTGTCCATCATCAGCGTGTAAACCCAgagtctctgctgctggaggctgtGAAGCAGGTCAAAGTCAGCGACTTGGAAGATGACATCCTGGAGCTGCCGGAGGATGACCCTGCTGCTGCTAACAACCA GGCTGAAGCAGAGGAGGCAGGCcagaaggagaagctggtgCTGTGGGAGGACTGTGAGTTGGTGACAGTGGTGGATGTGGTGCCCGGCCGCCTGGAACTCACCACCCAGCACATCTACTTCTACGACAACAGCCAAGataaggagaaagaggaag GAGTGGGCCACGACTTCAAATGGCCCCTCTCTCAGATCCGAGAGGTCCACCTGCGCCGATTTAATCTGCGTCGCTCTGCTCTCGAGATCTTCCTCATTGACCAGACAAACTACTTCCTCAACTTCAAGAAAGAG GTGAGGAACAAAGTCTATAGCCGCATGTTGCTGCTACGATCGCTCAGTGTCTATGGAACTCGCTCACCACAGGAGCTACTCAAAGCCTCTGGGCTCACACAG AAATGGGTGAATCGGGAGATTTCAAACTTTGACTACTTGATGCAGCTCAACACCATTGCAGGCAGAACGTACAACAACCTGGCTCAGTACCCAGTG TTTCCATGGATTCTAGCTGACTACACTTCAGAGGAGCTGGACCTGTCTGATCCTCGGGTGTTCAGGGATCTGTCCAAGCCAGTGGCCGTGCTTAACGAACGCAACGCCAAGGCTGTTAGAGAGAA GTATGAAAGTTTCGAAGACCCAACAGGCACCATCGACAGGTTCCATTATGGCACCCACTACTCAAATGCCGCTGGGGTGATGCACTACCTCATCAGAGTGGAGCCCTTCTCATCATTGCACATCCAGCTGCAGAGTGGACG GTTTGACTGCGCAGACCGTCAGTTCCAGTCCATCCCAGCGACATGGCAGACCCTGATGGACAACCCCAATGATGTCAAGGAGCTCATCCCTGAGTTCTTCTACTTCCCAGAATTCCTAGAGAACCAAAATG GTTTTGATCTGGGTCGCCTGCAGATCTCTAAAGAACGGGTTAACCATGTCATCCTTCCCAAATGGGCCAAGTCCCCTGAGGACTTCATCTACAAGCACCGCAAAGCCCTG GAGTCAGAGTATGTATCAGCACACCTTCATGAGTGGATTGACCTGATCTTTGGTTACAAGCAGAGGGGCCCTGCAGCGGAGGAGGCCCTCAATGTCTTCTACTACTGCACATATGAGG gtgCCGTTGACCTGGATGCCATCACAGATGAAAAGGAGCGGAAAGCCGTGGAAGGCATGATCAGCAACTTTGGACAGACACCCTGCCAGTTACTCAAG GAGCCTCACCCAGTGCGTCTGCTtcaagaggaagtggagaagaggaaagctCAGCTGGACTCGTGTCCTCTCAGCTTGTTCGAGCACCTCAGTGACCTCAAGTCCTTCTTTGTCGAG GGCATCAGTAATAATGTGCCGATGGTTAAGGCTGTGGTGCCAAAGAATCAGTCTCATTCCTTTATCACCCATGGGAGTCCTGACACTATG GTGACGGTTAGTCAGAATTGTCTGGTTGGGACCCATGGGTGGCTGCCTTACAACAAGAATATATCCAACTACTTCACTTTCATCAAGGACCCCACAGTGTCCAACTCCAA GACGCAGCGCTTCCTGTCAGGACCTTTCGCCCCTAGCGTAGAGGTAACAACAGGGCTGTTTGTGGTGTCCCATGATGGCAAGTTGCTCTTCAGTGGTGGACATTGGGACAACAGCCTCCGGGTGACTTCACTGGTCAAGGGCAAGACTGTGGGGCAGCACATCCGCCACATGG ACATTGTGACCTGCCTGTCAACGGACCACTGTGGTATCCACCTGATCTCCGGCTCCAAGGACACAACCTGCATGGTGTGGCAGGTTCTCCAGCAG GGTGGAGCTCCTGTGGGTCTCTGTCCCAAACCAGTTCAGGTTCTGTACGGACACACGGACGAGGTGGTCAGCGTCAGTATCAGCACAGAGCTGGACATGGCTGTGTCTGGATCACGG GACGGGACAGTGATCATCCACACGGTGCGTCGAGGTCAGTACATGCGTTGCTTACGACCGCCCTGTGAAAGCTCCCTGCCGCTCTCCATCCTCCACCTGGCCGTGTCCTGGGAGGGTCACCTGCTGGTCCACACCTGCCTCGAGGGCAAAGCTACACTTAAG GATAAAAATGCTCTTCATCTTTACTCTGTGAATGGAAAGCACCTGTGCAGTGAGCCTCTGAAGGAGCAGGTGactgatatgtgtgtgtcaggggagTATGTTGTCCTCGGCAGTGAGCAGGGATACCTCTCCATCCGTGACCTCTACAG TCTATCTCTGTGTGCGGAGCCCATTGCCATGCGGGTGCCGGTGCGTTGTGTCTCGGTCACCAAGGAGCAGAGCCACGTCCTGGTGGGACTGCAGGACGGCAAGCTGATCATTGTGGCCGTGGGAAAGCCAGCGGAG ATGCGTTCGGGCCAGATCACACGGAAGCTGTGGGGCTCCAGCAGGAGACAGACCCAGATCTCTTCAGGGGAGAATCTCTACAACACCCAGCACGACCACAACTGA